In Nitrospirota bacterium, the DNA window CATTAAAAAATCATTCTTTTAAATATTGTTTTTTTCGATATAATACTAATCCAGCTATACCAAACCCGAGAAGTAACATCGTACTTGGTTCAGGGACAGGTGCAGGGACACTA includes these proteins:
- a CDS encoding PEP-CTERM sorting domain-containing protein, encoding SVPAPVPEPSTMLLLGFGIAGLVLYRKKQYLKE